The sequence CCTTTTTATTTTTCTTTTAAAGATTTTAAAAAATATTTTAAAATTATTGATTGTTTAATTTAAAATGAAAAACCAGTCATCATTATAACTGGTTTATTGATATAGATTGTTATATTTGATAAATTCTGCTACCTTTTTGGGGAGTAAATCATCAATATTTTCCTTATTGGATAATTTTTTTCTAATTAAAGTAGATGATATATCATAGTAAGGAGTATTGAGATATATTATGTTCTTATTTTTTATTTCACTTTCATAACCTTTTCTACGAAAAATCACTAATTTACTAAGAGTTAATATTTGCTTATAATCTTTCCACTTAGGAAAAGTATAGGCAGAATCTTCTCCAACTATTTCATAAAATTCATGGTGTCCACCATAAAAGGATATTATTTTTTTTAAGGTATCAATAGTATAAGAGGTTTTTTTATTTTTTATTTCAATATCTGAAACAATTACTTTTTCTTTTCCTTCAAAAGCCAATTCACACATCTTTTTTCTAAGTTCTCCACTAAGCATATTGTCATTTCGATGGGAAGGTTTTCCAACAGGAATAATGATTACTTTATCTAGGTTTAATTCTCTTGTTATATAATTTACAATTTCTACATGAGCTTTATGTATAGGATTAAAGCTACCACCATAAATTCCTATTTTCATTTTAGTTCAGCAAGTGATCCTAATAACTCTTGATAGTTAGAAGCACAAATTATAGATTCTCTAAATTTTTTATCCCTAAAAGTTCTAGTAAGATCTGATACTAAAGATAGATATTCTCTATTTTTTCCTTTAGGAGCTCCGACTAAAACTATTAGTTTGGCATCTTCACCATCAGGAGCGTTAAAGTTTATCCTGTTTTCGAGTAAGCCAACTGCTACAACTATTTTATCTAGTTGCTCACTTCTAGTATGAGGAATAGCTATACCTTGTCCTATCCCAGTACTTCCTAATTCCTCTCTTGCCATGATACTTTCATAGAAATGTTTTTCATCCTTTAAGATGTCAGAATTTTTTCCAATTAAATCTACCAAGATTTTTAGAACTTCAGCTTTTGTATGCCTGCCATCTATATAGGTAATTAGTTTACTATTAAAATACTCTAACATTATTACCTCCTATAAAAAAATCTCCAGTAACTTTTTCTCAGTATTTCTAAGCTTTGTATATATTTTCTTATTCTCTATTGTATATTTTATCTTTCCTAAAAATTTCTTTCTATTTGTTATGTCTACATCTTCTATCAGTCTAAGCGAAGAGAGTATTTGTAATCCCTCAAAGCTGTCTAAAAGTTTTTTATTAGAAAATAAAAGATGGTTTAGTTCGTCTATATTTCCTTCATATTCAGGAGTATTTTCATAGATAGAGGTATTATCCCTATATTTTGTCATATATTGTATGAAAAGATAGAAAATATTTTCATTATAATCTTTCATAAGTTTTCTTAATCCTAAAACCATGAGTGGTTTTATATTGTCGTCGCCTATTAGAGCAAAATTAGAGGATATTTTAAAAAATTCATCTTTAGATCTTAAAAAAAGTTCTTTACCATATCTTTTAGAAAATTCTAAATTTCCATTAAAAAGAGTTTTGATATAATTAAGTTTTATTTTCTCAATATTTAAATTGGAGTATCTTTCTATTTTATCTAATACTTGTCTTTCTTTGATATCACAAGAATGAAAAAATTCTTCTATTAGTATATCTGTATCATTAAGAAAAGCTACTAAAGGTAGTATAATACTTTCTTTTTTTCTTTTGATATTTCCATTTTTATCGATAGTTACATAGGCTCTTTTATTTAAAAATTGAGCACATCTAGCTAGAGTTTCTATTTTTCCATATTCATTTAAAAAATTTAAAAATTTAGAACTTTTTTTTTCTTTTATTATATCAAGTATATCATACTGCATTATTAACATTTCCTCCAATTTTCTTCAAACAATTATCTTCTAAAACAGTGAATTCTATCTTTAAAACAAAGAAATTTTCCATAGATATATTAGATGGTAATTTAACTAGATCTTTTTCTGTCATTATGATAAATGAAGCTTTCATACTATTAGCACGTCTTTGAATAAGCTCTATATCTTTTCTTTTAAAATTATGGTGATCCATGAAATCAACTCTTTCAATATAGGAAGGTTCTAAAGATATTACAGTTTTTTCAAAGTTCAAAGGATTAGCTAGACCTGAAAAAAGTAAAACTCTTTTACCTTTTATCCAAAACAGTGGTTTTTGATTTCCTTTTAGATCGCATAGAGAAGTAACTCCATGTTTTGCAATAGAAACTTCTTTTCCTAATTTCTTTTTTAGATATTTTTTTATTCTTTCAACTTCTCTTTCACTTACTAAATCTGCTTTTGTTATTATAAATTCTGAAGCTCTTTTGGCTCCTTTTTTGAAATCTTCACGTAACATTCCTTTAGGAAGAACTTCTCCCCAACCAAAAGGATTTGTAGCATCTATTAAGACTATATCTCTATCTCTATAAAGTTTTCTATGCTGAAATCCATCATCTAAAACTATTGTATCTACATCAAAATGTTTTTTAGCAAATAAACAACCTTTGTATCTATTAGAGCTGACAACAATAGGAGCTTTTAAATTAAGTGCATGAATATAAGGTTCATCCCCACTTTCTTTAGCTGTAGCAAAAAGTTGATAACCATCACTTACCAGAAGAGGCTCTCTTTTTCTTTTACCTCTATATCCTCTAGAAACAACAGCGACATTTTTCCCCATTTTCTGTAATCTTTTTACAAAATATTGTACAGCAGGAGTCTTACCAGTACCGCCTACAGTAATATTACCTATACAGATAATCTCTACACCCTCTACCCTCCTTATAGGAAGCATTCTCTTATCATAGAGAAAATTCCTCAAAGATGTGATGAGGTAATATATATATGCTAATATCCTCATTATTACTCCTCAAATAAAAATGTTTTACTCTATATTTTACTCCTAGTAAAAGTAAAAAGTCAAGGAATTTTAAAATTACTTATTCTATATTTAAGAGGAAGCTTACTTTTTTATAAATTTTAAAATATTTAGAGAGAATAAGATTTATGTATTAAAACTTTACTGGAACTATTTTTGATATTCCTATCTCTTTATTCATTGTAACACCGAAAATACTTTCTGATTCTTTCATAGTATCTTTATTATGGGTAATCAAGATAAATTGGGATTTATTTGTAAATTCTTTTAATTTTCCAATGAGTTTTCTGGTGTTTTTTTCATCTAATGCTGCTTCTATTTCATCTAAGAATGTAAAAGGGCTAGGCTTAAACATGAATATTCCCATGATAAAAGCAATAGCTACCATAGATTTTTCACCTCCAGATAGGAGAGATAAAGATTGTCTTTTTTTATTTTTAAACTTTATAAAAATCTCAACACCACATTCATCAAAATTATCTG comes from Fusobacterium necrogenes and encodes:
- the nadD gene encoding nicotinate (nicotinamide) nucleotide adenylyltransferase — its product is MKIGIYGGSFNPIHKAHVEIVNYITRELNLDKVIIIPVGKPSHRNDNMLSGELRKKMCELAFEGKEKVIVSDIEIKNKKTSYTIDTLKKIISFYGGHHEFYEIVGEDSAYTFPKWKDYKQILTLSKLVIFRRKGYESEIKNKNIIYLNTPYYDISSTLIRKKLSNKENIDDLLPKKVAEFIKYNNLYQ
- the lpxK gene encoding tetraacyldisaccharide 4'-kinase — its product is MRILAYIYYLITSLRNFLYDKRMLPIRRVEGVEIICIGNITVGGTGKTPAVQYFVKRLQKMGKNVAVVSRGYRGKRKREPLLVSDGYQLFATAKESGDEPYIHALNLKAPIVVSSNRYKGCLFAKKHFDVDTIVLDDGFQHRKLYRDRDIVLIDATNPFGWGEVLPKGMLREDFKKGAKRASEFIITKADLVSEREVERIKKYLKKKLGKEVSIAKHGVTSLCDLKGNQKPLFWIKGKRVLLFSGLANPLNFEKTVISLEPSYIERVDFMDHHNFKRKDIELIQRRANSMKASFIIMTEKDLVKLPSNISMENFFVLKIEFTVLEDNCLKKIGGNVNNAV
- a CDS encoding PTS sugar transporter subunit IIA translates to MLEYFNSKLITYIDGRHTKAEVLKILVDLIGKNSDILKDEKHFYESIMAREELGSTGIGQGIAIPHTRSEQLDKIVVAVGLLENRINFNAPDGEDAKLIVLVGAPKGKNREYLSLVSDLTRTFRDKKFRESIICASNYQELLGSLAELK